In the genome of Christensenella timonensis, one region contains:
- a CDS encoding DUF4367 domain-containing protein: protein MEPTDERKATKKMLEDSFEEMYQEDVEAHKDEFEQIKQNFLKESGPKKKKKRNGILSKIGFVAALVCVIFVVSFIMSDIPEIKAFRYDISEKVNSFFTPKDNYEFLELDQLAEKEGIVFPAFSYLPVGCEMGDVSYKDFGDTYVVNYTLTKEDEYISVMIETYNGDEARSEQFSFNDFERIDKEDKIIALSQSPPYTAVVFMKMYEIRLSTNISREEILKIVDGIQ, encoded by the coding sequence ATGGAACCCACAGACGAAAGAAAAGCAACAAAGAAAATGCTTGAGGACAGTTTTGAAGAGATGTATCAAGAAGATGTGGAGGCACATAAAGATGAATTTGAACAAATAAAGCAGAATTTTTTGAAGGAAAGCGGACCGAAAAAAAAGAAAAAGCGAAATGGCATCCTATCAAAAATTGGTTTTGTAGCAGCTTTGGTTTGCGTTATATTTGTTGTATCCTTCATAATGTCCGATATACCTGAAATAAAAGCCTTTAGATATGATATCAGCGAAAAAGTAAACTCGTTCTTTACACCAAAGGATAATTATGAATTTCTAGAATTGGATCAGTTAGCCGAAAAAGAAGGAATTGTATTCCCCGCTTTTTCATATTTGCCTGTTGGGTGTGAAATGGGCGATGTTTCATATAAAGATTTTGGAGACACCTATGTTGTCAATTATACGTTGACAAAAGAAGATGAGTATATATCGGTTATGATTGAAACATATAATGGTGATGAAGCGCGGTCAGAGCAATTCTCTTTTAACGATTTTGAGCGAATTGATAAAGAGGATAAAATAATTGCATTATCACAAAGCCCTCCGTATACAGCAGTTGTTTTTATGAAAATGTATGAAATAAGGTTATCCACAAATATTAGTCGTGAAGAAATATTAAAGATCGTTGATGGAATTCAATAA
- a CDS encoding RNA polymerase sigma factor: protein MKDTNKAKKFMELFEEHEEYLKRFIYSHVRNTEDTKDIYQECLHNAFKSFNQLRDEKKFKSWVAAIAMNLIRKKFQKNKYTEISLEEVYEANPNQTVFRDEESNVEEIILRNQNKKDAREKIGQLSYRERVFVYYYYELEKNIEEIAGILSTKPGTLYSLHSRIKGKLRRKEGDYGTHRRKKSNKENA, encoded by the coding sequence ATGAAAGATACAAACAAAGCCAAAAAATTTATGGAACTCTTTGAGGAACATGAAGAATATCTGAAACGATTTATATATTCCCACGTTCGTAATACTGAAGATACGAAAGATATCTATCAGGAGTGTCTTCATAATGCTTTTAAATCCTTTAACCAATTACGCGATGAGAAAAAGTTTAAATCTTGGGTTGCCGCGATTGCAATGAATTTGATCCGAAAAAAGTTTCAAAAAAATAAATATACCGAAATTTCATTGGAGGAAGTATATGAAGCGAATCCAAATCAAACTGTTTTCAGGGACGAAGAAAGCAACGTTGAGGAAATAATTTTAAGAAATCAAAATAAAAAAGATGCAAGGGAAAAGATTGGGCAATTATCATATAGAGAAAGGGTATTTGTATATTATTACTATGAATTAGAAAAAAACATTGAAGAAATAGCAGGAATATTAAGTACAAAACCTGGCACCCTTTATTCTCTGCATTCGCGGATAAAGGGAAAATTAAGGAGGAAGGAGGGCGATTATGGAACCCACAGACGAAAGAAAAGCAACAAAGAAAATGCTTGA
- a CDS encoding DNA polymerase Y family protein yields MDRIILHSDINSFYASVECLKNPELRNVPMAVGGSTSERHGIIYAKNDLAKKAGVSTGEALWQARQKCDGLVIVPPHMEEYIAISERVREIYNRFSCIIEPYGIDECWIDCTGSTKLFGSGVNIAQQIMDTVKREIGMTVSIGVSFNKIFAKFGSDYKKPAAITEITRENFRDIVWPCPIEDLFGIGRRRKKSFNRKGLYKIGDIAKYGREHLVSWFGKVGGELWDSACGLDEKPISPYGYVPPVKSVSSGITCTSDLLNQEEAKKVIFDRSLNISHSLRKHGLAACGVEISVRDINLHSWTFQGQIPYVTQAWHDIAEQAFILFCKRYRWSSPIRSLTVRAISLVPSAQPEQLSLLHDQQKRAKNEILEKTIESIKKRFGKRAVLPALLIKDTKIPVDSPGELMKMPNMIYG; encoded by the coding sequence ATGGACAGAATTATTTTGCACAGCGATATCAATAGTTTTTATGCAAGCGTGGAGTGCCTGAAAAATCCTGAATTGCGAAATGTCCCAATGGCTGTCGGCGGTTCGACTTCGGAACGTCACGGTATTATCTATGCCAAAAACGACTTGGCAAAAAAGGCCGGTGTATCGACTGGAGAAGCACTATGGCAAGCTCGACAGAAATGTGATGGCCTTGTGATCGTCCCTCCGCATATGGAAGAATATATTGCTATTTCAGAACGTGTGCGGGAAATCTATAATCGGTTTTCCTGCATTATTGAGCCATACGGAATTGACGAGTGTTGGATCGATTGCACCGGAAGTACGAAACTCTTTGGGAGCGGCGTCAATATTGCACAACAAATCATGGATACGGTAAAACGGGAAATAGGGATGACCGTCAGCATCGGCGTCAGCTTCAATAAAATATTCGCTAAGTTTGGCAGCGACTACAAAAAGCCTGCCGCGATCACGGAAATCACGCGCGAAAATTTCAGGGATATCGTATGGCCTTGCCCCATCGAGGATCTCTTTGGTATCGGCAGGCGCCGCAAGAAATCTTTCAACCGGAAGGGGCTTTACAAGATAGGGGATATCGCGAAGTACGGGCGGGAACACCTTGTGTCATGGTTTGGAAAAGTGGGCGGTGAATTATGGGATTCGGCTTGTGGCCTTGATGAAAAGCCGATTTCTCCTTATGGGTATGTGCCTCCCGTTAAATCCGTAAGCAGTGGAATCACTTGTACGTCTGATCTGCTCAATCAGGAAGAAGCCAAAAAGGTAATTTTTGACCGTTCGCTGAACATTTCACACTCTTTACGAAAACACGGACTTGCGGCCTGCGGCGTTGAGATCAGTGTACGGGATATTAACTTGCACTCATGGACGTTTCAAGGTCAAATTCCATACGTCACCCAGGCATGGCACGATATAGCAGAACAGGCGTTTATCCTTTTTTGCAAACGGTATCGGTGGAGCAGCCCTATACGTTCTCTGACGGTTCGTGCAATTAGTTTGGTTCCTTCCGCGCAGCCGGAGCAGCTTTCCTTGCTTCATGACCAGCAAAAGCGTGCCAAAAACGAAATACTTGAAAAGACGATAGAATCAATCAAAAAGCGGTTTGGCAAACGCGCGGTTTTACCGGCCCTGCTGATAAAGGACACTAAAATTCCGGTTGACAGCCCCGGTGAATTGATGAAAATGCCAAATATGATTTATGGATAA
- a CDS encoding helix-turn-helix domain-containing protein codes for MSNSEEKLREFISNRVKELLKAKGSPTQKTVSGLIGHGENQLTRLLTKKHTPSILIVYDLCNYFGITLSEFFKEDYSGDKSTSSLVKLLNDKYDADVINKLYDLLDSLDKATVKVLLSSYADYHQSKNVDKK; via the coding sequence ATGAGTAACAGCGAGGAAAAATTAAGAGAGTTTATTTCCAATAGGGTAAAGGAACTTCTGAAAGCGAAAGGATCGCCAACGCAGAAAACAGTGAGCGGTTTAATTGGACATGGCGAAAATCAGCTTACCCGTCTCCTTACCAAGAAACATACTCCCTCAATCCTTATTGTGTACGATCTCTGCAACTATTTTGGAATCACGTTGTCAGAATTTTTTAAGGAAGATTATAGCGGAGATAAATCAACATCGTCACTCGTGAAGTTGTTAAACGACAAGTATGATGCCGATGTCATAAATAAGTTATATGATCTCCTTGATTCTTTGGATAAAGCGACGGTAAAAGTATTGTTGTCATCTTATGCCGATTACCATCAATCCAAAAATGTAGATAAAAAGTAA
- a CDS encoding RNA polymerase sigma factor: MDWELWQKYEQYIKRFILTISDSDDDAEDILQETMQKAWRSYETLDNIAAFGKWLKRIARNCAADYYRRPDNAAFQYYINTEQLGNVTGDLVDGNLEDKMIIRDILREYIAELPNERGKALYLNIIGGYGATKISRALGLKYETVKKWLYRDKRKISELLRVHLDETGR; this comes from the coding sequence ATGGATTGGGAGCTTTGGCAAAAATATGAGCAATATATCAAACGGTTCATACTTACGATTTCGGATTCCGACGATGACGCAGAGGATATCTTGCAGGAGACGATGCAAAAGGCATGGCGTAGTTACGAAACCCTTGATAATATCGCCGCCTTTGGAAAATGGCTGAAACGGATCGCGCGGAATTGCGCCGCAGACTATTACCGCAGGCCGGATAACGCGGCCTTTCAGTATTACATAAATACGGAGCAGCTTGGAAATGTGACCGGCGACCTCGTTGACGGGAATCTCGAGGATAAAATGATTATCAGGGACATTCTTCGTGAATATATTGCGGAATTGCCGAATGAACGTGGAAAGGCGTTATATCTCAATATCATTGGCGGGTATGGGGCAACGAAAATATCGAGGGCATTAGGACTGAAATATGAAACTGTCAAAAAGTGGCTGTACCGCGATAAGCGGAAGATAAGCGAATTGTTAAGGGTGCATTTGGATGAAACCGGCCGATAA